In one window of Opitutaceae bacterium DNA:
- a CDS encoding DEAD/DEAH box helicase, which yields MTGPRESIDLFHPLIRKWFEEQVGRPTDVQEQAWPVIARGEHVLVTAPTGSGKTLTAFLWALNQFVSGSWETGTTRVLYISPLKALNNDIQRNLIAPLAAIREVFEGSGRPFPKIRVQTRSGDTSQSERRSMLRHPPEILITTPESLNLMLSSLGGRNLLTDLKTVILDEIHGVLDNRRGTFLITAVDRLVPLSGEFQRIALSATINPLGTVAAFAGGVVRRGTETLPRPVVCIESGIRKEYRLSVYFPELPERDEPDDSIWEPLVEEFKGIIERNRSTLFFVNNRRLCEKLALKINSGQASPLAYAHHGSLSREIREEVESRLKSGDLRAIVATNSLEMGIDIGALDEVVLVQSPPAISSAIQRIGRAGHQVGQPSRGTLFPTHARDFLEAAVLARQIARRDIEPRVPIEKPLDVLAQIILSMVAMEPWKMDSLHAFLRTSYPYRDLSRREFDLVINMLAGRYADTRLRELNPRVSIDRMEGTIRARKGALQALYFSGGVIPDRGYFHLRHDQTDSRLGELDEEFVWEARVGQVFTLGAQSWKIRRITNNDVYVLPAPPNAASIPFWISEDNFRDFHFSDAIGRFLEEAETELESPAFRERLQTEHSMNGVSADQLIETLRLQRKTTRQPLPHRHHLLVEHTATGPATKEGNQIILHTLWGGKLNRPFALALDAAWEERFHHRPEIFVNNDCIAVMVPIDVTAEEILSLVTSSRLEELIRRRLEDSGFFGARFRECAGRAMLINRSRPNQRVPLWMTRLRSQKLMESIRRFDDFPVLLETWRTCFRDEFDLGSLRQVLVELETGAITCSETRTASASPFGQSAAWRQVNQYMYSRDNPKGDRKSSLSTELLKELVFDPQSRPPIPEAIIQAFEAKRQRLVPGYGPDDGMELVDWLKERILLPDSEWKALRCAAPALEDTALEQKVFRVLPEGAGACLWVAAENAARLGEFYGGIPFRLVGMSEGDEPAIAPPGSTTANGQEGLRTRWLGEWLSFFGPITREEIRTTLGLSDSLLEASLTELIDADLLIEGCLIEGSEDVVFCDSANYEFLLRLRRAQATPPFEPLALSQLPVFLARQQGLLDRSEDLDGLAACLDRLLFLPAAVETWEEEILPARMQRYQPAFLDSILAEGELLWFGQGERKICFAYHQDMDLRAQATPSTTSEPASLEATISGKPHGLDFAALQEATALGAAALNRQIWADVWSSQIHNDGYSALRKGILNQFKLPKVGADGARRARHTRPIHSRRTQLKRMQGALPLAGRWSPLPQIEEAESVIDEEEIRKDRVRLLLDRYGLLFREILLRESEAFQWRSLFRTLRLMELSGELLSGYFFQELPGPQFTTPAGFRRLQNLGQADAAIFWLNATDPISPCGLELEGTKGNYPRRVPGNHLVFRGSELVLTSQRLGRDITFHLPFDDPDLVAVLEVFEHLLTRQFNPLARILVETINGEPAARSVTLDAFRARFDVVPDHRQVTLYRKYR from the coding sequence ATGACGGGGCCCAGGGAGTCTATAGATCTCTTTCATCCACTGATCAGAAAGTGGTTTGAGGAGCAGGTGGGTCGACCGACCGACGTCCAGGAACAGGCTTGGCCGGTCATCGCCCGGGGTGAGCATGTTCTGGTGACTGCACCGACCGGAAGCGGCAAGACGCTGACGGCTTTTCTCTGGGCCCTGAATCAGTTTGTTTCAGGGTCGTGGGAGACGGGCACGACGCGGGTGCTCTACATCTCGCCGCTCAAGGCCCTGAACAATGACATCCAGCGCAATCTGATCGCCCCGCTGGCCGCCATCCGTGAAGTCTTTGAGGGGTCCGGAAGACCTTTTCCCAAAATCCGGGTCCAGACCCGGAGCGGCGACACCAGCCAGTCGGAGCGCCGCAGCATGCTTCGGCATCCACCCGAAATCCTCATCACCACCCCGGAGAGCCTGAACCTGATGCTCTCGTCTCTGGGCGGACGAAATCTGCTGACCGATCTCAAGACCGTCATTTTGGACGAAATCCATGGCGTCCTCGACAATCGCCGTGGCACCTTCCTGATTACCGCGGTGGACCGACTGGTGCCTCTGTCCGGAGAATTCCAGCGTATCGCCCTATCCGCCACGATCAATCCTCTCGGGACGGTGGCCGCGTTTGCCGGGGGGGTTGTCCGCCGGGGAACCGAGACCCTACCCCGTCCCGTCGTCTGCATCGAGTCCGGCATTCGGAAGGAATACCGGCTGTCCGTTTACTTTCCCGAGCTTCCCGAGCGTGACGAGCCGGACGACTCGATCTGGGAGCCGCTGGTCGAAGAATTCAAAGGAATCATCGAACGGAATCGCTCCACCCTTTTCTTCGTCAACAACCGCCGGCTCTGCGAAAAGCTCGCCCTGAAGATCAACTCCGGCCAGGCCAGTCCACTCGCCTACGCCCACCACGGCTCCCTCTCCCGGGAGATCCGGGAAGAGGTGGAATCACGCCTGAAGTCCGGCGACCTCCGGGCCATTGTCGCGACCAATTCGCTGGAAATGGGCATCGACATCGGGGCTCTCGACGAGGTCGTGCTGGTCCAGTCCCCGCCGGCCATATCCTCGGCCATCCAGCGCATCGGCCGGGCCGGTCACCAGGTGGGCCAGCCCAGCCGGGGCACCCTCTTTCCCACTCATGCCCGCGATTTCCTTGAAGCCGCGGTGCTCGCCCGGCAGATCGCCCGCCGCGACATCGAGCCGCGGGTTCCGATCGAAAAGCCGCTCGACGTTCTGGCGCAGATCATCCTGTCGATGGTCGCAATGGAGCCGTGGAAAATGGATTCGCTCCACGCCTTCCTGCGGACCAGTTATCCCTACCGTGACCTCAGCCGCCGGGAATTCGATCTCGTGATCAACATGCTGGCCGGGCGGTATGCGGATACCCGTCTGCGCGAATTGAACCCACGTGTATCCATCGATCGGATGGAGGGGACCATCCGGGCCCGCAAGGGCGCACTCCAGGCCCTCTATTTTTCGGGCGGAGTCATCCCGGACCGCGGCTATTTCCACCTCCGCCATGACCAGACCGACTCCCGGCTGGGCGAACTCGATGAGGAGTTCGTCTGGGAGGCGCGGGTCGGCCAGGTCTTCACCCTCGGGGCCCAGTCCTGGAAGATCCGCCGGATCACCAACAACGACGTCTATGTCCTGCCGGCTCCACCCAACGCCGCCTCCATCCCATTCTGGATCTCAGAGGACAATTTCCGTGATTTCCACTTTTCCGATGCAATCGGCCGGTTTCTCGAAGAGGCGGAGACCGAACTGGAAAGCCCTGCCTTCCGGGAGCGGCTACAAACGGAGCATTCCATGAACGGCGTCTCCGCCGATCAGTTGATCGAGACCCTGAGACTGCAGCGGAAGACCACCCGCCAGCCGCTCCCGCACCGCCATCACCTTCTGGTCGAACACACGGCCACCGGTCCGGCGACGAAGGAGGGGAACCAGATCATCCTGCACACCCTCTGGGGGGGAAAACTGAACCGTCCCTTTGCCCTGGCACTCGATGCCGCCTGGGAGGAACGCTTTCATCACCGACCCGAGATCTTCGTCAACAACGACTGCATCGCGGTCATGGTGCCGATCGACGTGACGGCCGAGGAGATCCTCTCCCTCGTCACCTCGTCCCGCCTGGAAGAGCTCATCCGCAGAAGACTCGAAGATTCCGGTTTCTTCGGCGCCCGGTTCCGCGAGTGCGCCGGCCGTGCCATGTTGATCAACCGTTCGCGACCCAATCAAAGGGTCCCGCTCTGGATGACCCGTTTGCGCTCGCAGAAGTTGATGGAATCGATCCGCCGATTCGATGATTTTCCGGTGCTCCTGGAAACCTGGCGGACCTGCTTCCGCGACGAATTCGATCTGGGGTCGCTCCGGCAGGTTCTGGTTGAGCTTGAGACGGGGGCGATCACCTGCTCCGAGACGCGAACCGCCTCGGCCTCGCCCTTCGGTCAGAGTGCGGCCTGGCGCCAGGTCAATCAATACATGTATTCCCGGGACAACCCGAAGGGTGACCGCAAGTCCAGCCTGAGCACCGAATTGCTCAAGGAGCTGGTCTTTGATCCTCAGAGCCGACCACCCATCCCGGAGGCCATCATTCAAGCATTTGAAGCCAAGCGCCAACGCCTCGTGCCCGGCTACGGTCCCGATGACGGGATGGAGCTGGTTGACTGGTTGAAGGAGCGGATCCTGCTGCCGGATTCCGAATGGAAAGCCCTGCGCTGCGCTGCGCCCGCTCTCGAAGACACCGCGCTTGAGCAGAAGGTCTTTCGGGTTCTCCCCGAAGGCGCCGGAGCATGTCTCTGGGTGGCCGCCGAGAACGCAGCCCGGCTCGGTGAATTCTATGGTGGAATTCCCTTCCGGCTGGTCGGCATGAGTGAGGGGGATGAACCGGCAATCGCTCCCCCGGGGTCGACCACAGCCAATGGCCAGGAAGGACTCCGCACCCGCTGGCTGGGTGAGTGGCTTTCCTTTTTCGGTCCGATCACCCGCGAGGAAATCCGGACGACACTGGGTCTCTCTGATTCCCTCCTTGAAGCATCCCTGACCGAGCTGATCGATGCAGATCTCCTGATCGAAGGGTGCCTGATCGAAGGATCTGAGGATGTCGTTTTCTGCGACTCCGCCAACTACGAGTTTCTTCTTCGCCTGCGGCGCGCGCAGGCCACCCCGCCGTTTGAGCCGCTGGCCCTCAGCCAACTGCCCGTCTTCCTCGCCCGCCAGCAGGGTCTGCTCGATCGCAGTGAAGACCTGGATGGATTGGCGGCCTGCCTGGATCGTCTGCTCTTTCTTCCCGCCGCGGTCGAAACCTGGGAAGAGGAAATCCTTCCCGCACGCATGCAGCGCTACCAGCCGGCTTTTCTCGACTCGATCCTGGCCGAGGGCGAACTCCTCTGGTTCGGCCAGGGCGAGCGAAAGATCTGTTTCGCCTACCATCAGGATATGGACCTGAGGGCCCAAGCCACCCCGTCGACAACCTCCGAGCCGGCCTCACTGGAAGCGACCATCAGCGGAAAACCTCACGGACTGGACTTCGCCGCCCTCCAGGAAGCGACCGCTCTGGGGGCCGCCGCCCTCAACCGGCAGATCTGGGCCGATGTCTGGAGTTCGCAGATCCACAACGATGGCTATTCCGCTCTCCGAAAAGGGATTCTCAACCAGTTCAAGCTCCCCAAGGTCGGCGCCGATGGTGCCCGCCGGGCGCGTCACACCCGTCCGATCCACTCCAGGCGGACCCAGCTCAAGCGGATGCAGGGAGCACTGCCTCTGGCCGGCCGATGGAGCCCGCTTCCGCAGATCGAGGAGGCCGAAAGCGTCATCGATGAGGAGGAAATCCGCAAGGACCGGGTCCGCCTCCTCCTCGACCGATACGGGCTCCTCTTCCGGGAAATCCTCCTGCGGGAATCGGAGGCCTTCCAGTGGCGTTCCCTCTTCCGGACCCTGCGCCTGATGGAGTTGTCCGGCGAACTGCTCTCGGGCTACTTCTTCCAGGAACTGCCCGGCCCCCAATTCACAACCCCTGCCGGCTTCCGCCGTCTGCAGAATCTCGGCCAAGCGGACGCAGCCATCTTCTGGCTCAACGCGACCGACCCGATCTCCCCCTGCGGACTGGAGCTGGAGGGAACGAAAGGGAACTACCCCCGACGAGTTCCGGGCAACCATCTCGTCTTTCGCGGGAGCGAGCTTGTCCTGACTTCGCAGCGACTCGGTCGCGACATCACCTTCCATCTTCCATTTGATGATCCGGATCTGGTCGCCGTCCTCGAAGTCTTCGAGCATCTGCTGACCCGACAGTTCAATCCGCTGGCCAGGATACTCGTTGAAACGATCAACGGCGAACCGGCCGCCCGCAGCGTCACCCTTGACGCCTTCCGGGCGCGCTTCGACGTGGTGCCCGACCACAGACAGGTCACCCTCTATCGGAAATACCGCTGA
- a CDS encoding sialidase family protein — translation MKPLAQDHRVLFQSGDPENICAYSPGIWRCPNGRIVATMDVGSLRQNEKPNPDGSPKPAHEGLVCQVMTSDDGGQSWTHRADLDLYHGRPLAAGGRLYVLGHRGDLKIARSNDNGISWSGAHLLTDGEFWHQAPANVWHAHGCVYLVMERRKTDRVNGWYPSELQPVVMRAKADEDLTLPEAWTLADAPAFHEVIDDTGFDGFGIPFYPSRFPAIWMTPDGKRGAAPIGWLETNIVQILDRNHVWYDPTGRTFHLWMRAHTGLTNYALVARVREAGPNPGEGAMTFGFEAAPSGVRLCYLPTPGGQMKFHLLHDGTTATYWLLSSQATDSMRRLETLPSDRYGLADNQRSRLQLHFSTNLVDWVFAGMVAIGETANCARHYASMAIDGDDLVVLSRSGDRKARNAHDTNLITFHRIQDFRSLIY, via the coding sequence ATGAAACCACTCGCCCAGGACCACCGGGTCCTCTTCCAGTCCGGGGATCCGGAGAACATCTGCGCCTACAGTCCCGGAATCTGGCGGTGCCCAAACGGCCGCATCGTCGCGACAATGGACGTCGGAAGCCTCCGCCAGAATGAAAAACCGAATCCCGACGGATCACCCAAACCGGCCCACGAAGGTCTGGTCTGCCAGGTCATGACTTCGGATGACGGCGGCCAATCCTGGACCCACCGGGCCGACCTCGATCTCTACCATGGACGGCCCCTTGCCGCGGGTGGACGGCTCTATGTCCTCGGTCACCGGGGCGATCTGAAAATCGCCCGATCAAACGACAACGGCATCTCCTGGAGCGGGGCGCACCTGCTGACCGACGGCGAATTCTGGCATCAGGCCCCCGCCAATGTCTGGCATGCCCACGGATGCGTTTACCTGGTAATGGAACGTCGCAAGACAGACCGGGTCAACGGGTGGTATCCCAGCGAGCTTCAGCCCGTCGTCATGCGGGCGAAAGCAGACGAAGACCTCACCCTGCCCGAAGCATGGACCCTGGCAGACGCCCCGGCCTTTCACGAGGTCATCGACGACACCGGATTCGACGGCTTCGGCATACCGTTCTATCCGAGCCGTTTTCCCGCGATCTGGATGACCCCCGATGGCAAACGCGGAGCAGCACCGATCGGATGGCTGGAGACGAACATCGTCCAGATCCTTGACCGGAATCATGTCTGGTACGATCCAACCGGACGCACCTTCCACCTCTGGATGCGGGCCCATACCGGATTGACCAATTACGCCCTCGTTGCACGCGTCCGAGAAGCCGGTCCCAATCCCGGCGAAGGCGCCATGACCTTCGGGTTTGAGGCCGCACCCTCGGGTGTCAGGCTTTGCTACCTGCCAACTCCCGGCGGCCAGATGAAGTTCCACCTTCTCCACGACGGGACGACGGCAACCTATTGGCTGCTCAGTTCACAGGCCACCGACAGCATGCGCCGACTCGAGACCCTGCCGTCCGACCGCTACGGACTGGCCGACAACCAGCGCTCGCGCCTCCAACTCCACTTCTCCACCAATCTGGTGGATTGGGTCTTTGCCGGGATGGTTGCAATCGGTGAGACCGCCAATTGCGCCCGGCACTACGCCTCGATGGCCATCGACGGTGACGACCTCGTCGTGCTCTCCCGATCCGGCGACCGCAAGGCCCGCAACGCCCACGACACCAACCTGATCACCTTTCACCGGATCCAGGATTTCCGCTCCCTCATCTACTGA
- a CDS encoding GNAT family N-acetyltransferase has protein sequence MNGAEISLREVTRDNWVDCVRLSLHPEQASFVASNVDTIAESRFEPHYHLRAICAAGRPVGFLAFCPENDPEDPETYWLFRFMIDRQHQGKGYGTVALKLAIAEMRALGARVILTMHKPDNQVAARMYAQSGFKESGLLDDGDIILRLT, from the coding sequence ATGAACGGGGCCGAGATCTCCCTCCGTGAGGTCACCCGGGACAACTGGGTCGATTGCGTCCGCCTGTCGCTCCACCCGGAGCAGGCCTCCTTCGTGGCTTCCAATGTCGACACGATCGCCGAGTCTAGGTTTGAGCCCCATTACCACTTGCGAGCCATCTGCGCAGCCGGACGGCCCGTCGGATTCCTCGCCTTCTGCCCTGAAAACGATCCCGAGGATCCGGAAACCTATTGGCTGTTCCGATTCATGATCGACCGCCAACATCAGGGGAAAGGGTATGGAACCGTCGCCCTCAAACTCGCCATCGCCGAGATGCGGGCACTCGGCGCCAGAGTCATCCTGACCATGCACAAGCCAGACAACCAGGTCGCCGCCCGTATGTATGCGCAATCCGGCTTCAAAGAATCCGGCCTGCTCGACGACGGCGACATCATCCTCCGGCTCACATGA
- a CDS encoding pyrimidine/purine nucleoside phosphorylase, giving the protein MTEFNNVSVVRKANVYFDGKVTSRSVIFPDGSKKTLGIMLPGEYEFNTNEKEVIEIISGNLDVLLPGADGWKTFQTGDTFDVPGQSKFNLKIRQLTDYCCSFVV; this is encoded by the coding sequence ATGACAGAATTCAACAATGTCTCCGTGGTCAGGAAAGCGAACGTCTATTTCGACGGAAAGGTCACCAGCCGCTCGGTGATCTTTCCCGATGGCTCGAAGAAGACGCTGGGGATCATGCTCCCGGGAGAATACGAATTCAATACGAACGAGAAGGAGGTCATCGAGATCATCTCGGGCAATCTGGACGTGCTTCTGCCTGGAGCAGACGGGTGGAAGACTTTTCAGACGGGCGATACCTTTGACGTTCCCGGCCAGTCGAAATTCAACCTCAAGATCCGGCAACTCACCGACTACTGCTGCTCCTTCGTCGTTTGA
- a CDS encoding UPF0158 family protein, which produces MKVDVGLVAQALDDRSGKMWYLDRTNGDVFAIPQDPGDTQQEAIDLVESEPDRFLTIDPLDSRDEFVIMEDYIETLPEGEARRSLARAVNGPRPFASFKQALHDFPDERKAWFHFEEGFLLESAREFLRSREITFE; this is translated from the coding sequence ATGAAAGTCGATGTCGGGCTTGTGGCTCAAGCCCTGGATGACCGCTCCGGGAAAATGTGGTATCTGGACAGGACAAACGGGGATGTTTTTGCCATCCCTCAGGACCCGGGTGACACCCAACAGGAAGCGATCGACCTGGTGGAAAGCGAGCCGGACCGCTTCCTCACCATCGACCCGCTCGATTCGCGGGACGAGTTCGTCATCATGGAGGATTATATCGAAACGCTTCCTGAGGGCGAAGCCCGTCGAAGTCTCGCCCGGGCCGTCAATGGTCCCAGACCCTTCGCCTCCTTCAAGCAGGCCCTGCACGACTTCCCGGATGAGCGGAAGGCCTGGTTCCACTTCGAGGAGGGTTTCCTGCTGGAGAGCGCCCGCGAGTTCCTGAGGTCCAGAGAAATCACCTTCGAGTGA
- a CDS encoding PQQ-dependent sugar dehydrogenase yields the protein MACAQVRIGTGTVDTLYKANCATCHGQNLEGGQGSSLVDAYWTHGDSDEAIAQSIAEGFPDMGMIPWKNALTEEQIRSLVIYIREQGQLAQAGRTKARVEPLGGVFASDLHHFTLEKIVEIDDILWSMAFMPDGAILLAERDGPLWRYADGVKHRVEETPAVWQHGQGGLMEVALHPDYTQNGWIYLGFSENTGAMDDGKEAGMTAVVRGRIKDDRWVDQEEIFRVPEEFHIASGVHFGTRFVFRDGYLFFSIGERGRQEMAQDLTRPNGKIHRIHDDGRIPSDNPFVNEPGAFKSIWSYGHRNPQGLDLDPRTGELWETEHGPRGGDETNLIRPGLNYGWPVITYGMNYDGTPITDLTAKKGMEQPMHHWTPSIAVCGIDFYEGDLFPRWKNNLLVTGLASEELHRLVIEDNKVVKDEVILKGQGRVRDVLSGPDGHIYLALNSRGPNRGGLFRLNPVAESNNWRSLFDGETLDGWTVRDGTSTVLVDDGMMVAVHQGTTGHTYLVTEERFSDFILELDVKVIGDLNSGILLRGIADPAVKGGKVHGYQMEIDQSPRQWTGGIFEEMGRGWLYSLDGRDEARAAYRPSAWNHYRIEAIGDILRIWVNGVPTLNLKDDRTAEGVIGFQIHNLPKEGGGGAVFIRNVRILTENPVNQYRAIGIPVETAQVDAVN from the coding sequence ATGGCGTGCGCCCAGGTTCGGATCGGCACGGGCACAGTTGACACGCTTTACAAGGCCAATTGTGCGACCTGTCACGGGCAGAATCTGGAGGGCGGCCAGGGCTCTTCGCTCGTCGATGCGTATTGGACGCACGGTGATTCGGATGAGGCGATCGCGCAGTCGATTGCGGAAGGTTTTCCGGACATGGGCATGATCCCGTGGAAGAATGCGCTGACGGAGGAACAGATCCGGTCACTCGTCATCTACATCCGTGAACAGGGCCAATTGGCCCAAGCGGGGCGGACAAAGGCGCGGGTCGAGCCGCTCGGCGGAGTTTTCGCCTCGGACCTCCATCACTTCACCCTCGAGAAGATCGTCGAGATCGACGACATCCTCTGGTCGATGGCCTTCATGCCGGACGGCGCGATTCTCCTGGCCGAGCGCGATGGCCCCCTCTGGCGCTACGCGGATGGTGTGAAGCACCGGGTTGAGGAAACGCCTGCAGTCTGGCAGCACGGACAGGGCGGATTGATGGAGGTCGCGCTTCACCCGGATTATACTCAGAACGGCTGGATCTATCTCGGTTTCAGCGAGAATACCGGTGCGATGGACGACGGCAAGGAGGCCGGGATGACCGCGGTGGTCCGGGGACGGATCAAAGATGACAGATGGGTGGATCAGGAAGAGATTTTTCGTGTGCCCGAGGAATTCCACATCGCTTCCGGCGTTCACTTCGGCACCCGTTTTGTCTTCAGGGATGGTTATCTCTTTTTCTCGATCGGCGAACGGGGTCGGCAGGAAATGGCCCAGGATCTCACACGACCCAATGGCAAAATCCATCGCATTCACGACGATGGCCGGATTCCTTCGGACAATCCGTTCGTGAATGAGCCGGGCGCCTTCAAGAGCATCTGGAGTTACGGGCACCGCAACCCCCAGGGCCTCGACCTGGATCCGCGGACGGGCGAGCTCTGGGAAACGGAGCATGGTCCCCGTGGTGGGGATGAGACCAATTTGATCCGGCCCGGTCTGAACTACGGGTGGCCGGTCATCACCTACGGGATGAATTACGACGGTACTCCGATAACCGACCTGACGGCGAAGAAAGGGATGGAACAGCCCATGCACCATTGGACCCCGTCGATTGCCGTCTGCGGGATCGATTTTTATGAGGGCGATCTCTTTCCACGCTGGAAGAACAACCTGCTGGTTACCGGTCTCGCGTCCGAAGAACTGCATCGCCTGGTCATCGAGGACAACAAGGTGGTGAAGGACGAGGTCATCCTGAAGGGCCAGGGACGGGTGCGCGATGTCCTGAGCGGGCCGGACGGACACATCTACCTGGCGCTGAATTCGCGGGGACCCAACCGTGGCGGGCTCTTCCGGTTGAATCCTGTAGCCGAATCAAACAACTGGCGGAGCCTGTTTGACGGAGAGACCCTCGACGGCTGGACGGTCCGGGACGGGACCTCAACCGTGTTGGTCGATGATGGCATGATGGTTGCGGTGCATCAGGGGACAACCGGGCACACCTACCTGGTCACGGAGGAACGCTTCTCCGACTTCATTCTCGAACTCGACGTCAAGGTGATCGGGGATCTAAATTCCGGAATCCTTCTTCGAGGGATCGCGGATCCGGCCGTCAAGGGGGGCAAGGTACACGGCTACCAGATGGAGATTGATCAATCGCCGCGGCAATGGACCGGAGGCATTTTTGAGGAGATGGGCCGGGGGTGGCTCTACTCGCTCGACGGCCGGGACGAGGCAAGGGCCGCCTACCGGCCGTCAGCCTGGAACCACTACCGGATCGAGGCGATCGGCGACATTCTCCGCATCTGGGTCAACGGAGTTCCGACGCTCAACCTGAAGGACGACCGGACAGCTGAAGGGGTGATCGGTTTCCAGATCCACAACCTGCCCAAGGAGGGCGGCGGCGGGGCGGTCTTCATCCGCAATGTCCGGATCCTGACCGAGAATCCAGTCAATCAATACCGGGCGATCGGGATTCCGGTGGAGACAGCGCAGGTGGATGCGGTGAACTGA
- a CDS encoding site-2 protease family protein, translating to MKWSFRIATVSGIEVRVHATFLILLAFYGFASYRHAGPVAALAGVIFILILFACVLLHEFGHAFAARRYGIRTPDITLLPIGGLARLERMPERPGQELVVAAAGPAVNVVIALILFAFGARIGSVASVTPEQATGIALLDALLAVNLILVAFNLLPAFPMDGGRMLRAILSFRMDRARATQIAASVGQAFAVFLGIVGLFNYNFILVLIAVFVYFGAAQEATMTRMQAMTRGLSVSDVMVKRFEKLTRGAVLQDAVDLLLSGTQHEFPVVAGDGSVAGILTREDMINGLKQGGPNELVVTHMHRDIPTVHLHDSFEKAFQTMNACNCPALPVLDSSGQLVGLITPENLGELIMVNSAISRQQEHS from the coding sequence ATGAAATGGTCATTCCGCATCGCCACCGTCTCCGGGATTGAAGTCAGGGTCCACGCGACCTTCCTCATCCTCCTCGCCTTCTATGGCTTCGCCTCCTATCGGCATGCCGGACCCGTCGCCGCCCTCGCCGGTGTCATCTTCATACTCATACTCTTTGCCTGCGTGCTTCTGCACGAATTCGGGCATGCCTTCGCCGCCCGACGCTACGGGATCAGGACCCCGGATATCACCCTGCTCCCGATCGGCGGCCTCGCCCGACTGGAACGGATGCCCGAGCGCCCCGGTCAGGAACTGGTCGTCGCGGCAGCCGGGCCCGCCGTCAACGTGGTCATCGCCCTGATCCTCTTCGCCTTCGGTGCCCGAATCGGCAGCGTCGCATCCGTCACCCCCGAACAGGCGACCGGCATCGCCCTCCTCGATGCCCTCCTCGCCGTGAACCTGATTCTGGTCGCCTTCAACCTGCTGCCCGCCTTCCCGATGGACGGCGGCCGGATGTTGCGCGCCATCCTCAGTTTTCGCATGGACCGGGCACGGGCGACCCAAATCGCCGCCTCGGTCGGCCAGGCCTTCGCCGTCTTTCTCGGTATCGTCGGCCTGTTCAACTACAACTTCATCCTGGTACTGATCGCCGTCTTTGTCTATTTTGGCGCCGCCCAGGAAGCCACCATGACCCGGATGCAGGCGATGACCCGGGGGCTCTCCGTTTCGGACGTCATGGTCAAGCGGTTTGAGAAACTCACCCGTGGTGCCGTCCTGCAGGACGCGGTGGACCTGCTCCTCAGCGGCACCCAGCACGAATTCCCGGTCGTCGCCGGCGATGGTTCGGTGGCGGGTATCCTCACCCGGGAAGACATGATCAACGGACTCAAGCAGGGGGGACCCAACGAACTCGTCGTGACCCACATGCACCGGGACATCCCGACCGTGCATCTCCACGATTCATTCGAAAAAGCCTTTCAGACCATGAATGCCTGCAATTGCCCGGCCCTGCCCGTTCTCGACTCCTCCGGCCAGTTGGTCGGCCTGATCACCCCGGAAAACCTCGGGGAACTCATCATGGTCAATTCAGCCATCTCGAGGCAACAGGAACACTCCTGA